From Ipomoea triloba cultivar NCNSP0323 chromosome 5, ASM357664v1, the proteins below share one genomic window:
- the LOC116020036 gene encoding protein RMD5 homolog: MELNSIKDAFDRVTNNKRLSASKSEEIIEQVGLEIEQALIRLQSVNDASPTNHRFVLTELKTKLKDIAPLTHLESTQKELNIALSKYLKILEKSFIPDISKAYRNVDCDIHTVNQIIASHFYRGGLFDIGDCFIDESMEPEAAASKSPFLEMYPILEAMRSQNLQPALSWAAANHEKLEQSGSDIEMKLHRQHFVEILQNRGRDEALDYARTVFPPFGAKYMSEIQKLMACLLWAGKLDSSPYSDLLSPVHWDKLGEELTREFCNLIGQSYESPLSVTIAAGVQGLPTLLKLANVMTMKRQEWQSMKQLPVPVDLDREFQFHSIFVCPVSRDQATDENPPMLLSCGHVLCKQSITKLSKNNSARPFKCPYCPSEIEAGQCRQLYI, encoded by the coding sequence ATGGAGCTGAATAGCATCAAAGATGCTTTTGATCGGGTGACAAATAATAAGAGGCTATCGGCTTCTAAATCTGAAGAAATAATAGAACAAGTTGGCCTAGAAATAGAACAGGCTCTAATCAGATTACAGTCAGTTAATGATGCATCACCAACCAATCACAGGTTCGTCCTTACTGAGCTAAAGACCAAGTTGAAGGATATTGCTCCATTGACTCATCTGGAAAGCACACAGAAAGAGCTAAACATTGCATTAAGCAAGTATCTAAAGATACTTGAAAAATCCTTCATTCCTGATATATCAAAGGCCTACAGAAATGTTGATTGTGATATCCATACGGTAAACCAGATAATTGCTAGTCATTTCTATCGCGGTGGCCTGTTTGATATTGGTGATTGTTTTATAGATGAGTCAATGGAACCAGAAGCTGCAGCCAGTAAGTCTCCTTTCTTGGAAATGTACCCAATCCTTGAAGCCATGAGATCTCAGAACCTGCAACCTGCTCTGAGTTGGGCTGCCGCTAACCATGAGAAACTTGAGCAGAGTGGGTCtgatatcgaaatgaaacttcACCGCCAACATTTTGTGGAAATTTTACAAAACAGAGGTAGAGATGAGGCTCTAGATTATGCTAGAACTGTCTTCCCACCCTTTGGTGCCAAATACATGTCAGAAATCCAGAAGCTCATGGCCTGTCTTTTGTGGGCTGGAAAACTTGATTCCTCACCATACTCTGATCTTCTGTCCCCTGTACATTGGGACAAACTGGGAGAGGAGCTTACCCGCGAATTCTGCAATCTCATAGGCCAATCCTATGAGAGTCCCTTGAGCGTGACAATTGCAGCTGGAGTTCAGGGGCTGCCAACTCTTCTGAAGCTAGCAAATGTGATGACAATGAAAAGGCAGGAATGGCAATCAATGAAGCAGTTGCCAGTTCCCGTCGACCTGGACAGAGAATTCCAATTTCATTCCATCTTCGTGTGTCCTGTGAGCCGGGATCAGGCAACCGATGAAAACCCACCAATGTTGTTGTCATGTGGGCACGTTCTTTGTAAGCAATCCATCACAAAGCTATCCAAGAACAACAGCGCACGGCCTTTCAAATGCCCTTATTGCCCATCTGAGATTGAAGCAGGTCAGTGTAGGCAATTATACATCTGA